The following are from one region of the Erwinia billingiae Eb661 genome:
- a CDS encoding Hsp20 family protein, whose translation MNLRNFPVSPFFSDAILSDRFNRMDRLFSQLTGDASAASIPAYDLQQLDGEHYALTVSVPGWTQSELEIEVTGGQLTVAGRKAGNNNADADAEKEAGPSWLHRGIHQADFRLSFTVPEHVKVTGARLENGLLRVALEQEVPESAKPRRIPIEQGDTQLLSHQA comes from the coding sequence AGTGACGCGATACTGTCTGACCGCTTTAACCGTATGGACAGACTGTTCAGCCAGCTGACCGGCGATGCCAGCGCAGCATCTATTCCCGCCTATGATTTGCAGCAGCTCGACGGCGAGCACTATGCCCTGACCGTCAGCGTACCGGGCTGGACGCAATCTGAACTCGAGATTGAAGTGACAGGAGGCCAGCTGACGGTCGCCGGACGCAAAGCCGGTAACAACAATGCTGACGCTGATGCTGAAAAAGAGGCTGGCCCATCCTGGCTTCACCGGGGAATACATCAGGCTGACTTCCGTCTGAGCTTTACCGTTCCTGAGCATGTGAAGGTGACCGGGGCAAGGCTTGAAAATGGCCTGTTGCGGGTGGCGCTTGAGCAGGAAGTACCGGAAAGTGCAAAACCCCGCCGTATCCCGATTGAACAGGGCGATACGCAACTTCTGTCTCATCAGGCGTAA